From Coccinella septempunctata chromosome 4, icCocSept1.1, whole genome shotgun sequence, a single genomic window includes:
- the LOC123311503 gene encoding uncharacterized protein LOC123311503 isoform X1, with the protein MHEYHGGPSYDRNEPETGIPKERSLSTRESKFVGLSIAIKKTLNYSILNWRNNRTSNPDGDDIQERYPLLLLFPDLRKNSADMLAIIEGNLVPEEITRKLVGKKADFTHLKKSRQRQVERKNNENIQTEVARHAEPGSIMTKTSLMKITYRQFWKNRYFS; encoded by the exons atgcaCGAATATCATGGAGGTCCCTCTTACGATCGTAATGAACCAGAAACCGGCATTCCAAAG GAAAGGTCTTTGTCCACAAGAGAATCGAAATTTGTTGGACTATCAATAGCGATCAAGAAGACattaaattattcaattttgaattggaGAAATAATCGTACGTCAAATCCAGATGGAGATGACATCCAAGAAAGGTACCCATTGCTTCTCCTATTTCCGGATCTTCGAAAAAACTCTGCTGATATGCTGGCCATCATAGAGGGAAACTTGGTGCCGGAAGAGATTACAAGAAAACTGGTTGGGAAAAAAGCTGATTTCACCCATTTAAAGAAGTCCAGGCAGAGACAA GTCGAACGCAAAAACAATGAAAACATCCAAACAGAAGTAGCTAGACATGCAGAGCCGGGCTCTATAATGACTAA GACTTCACTTATGAAGATCA